The Fervidicoccus fontis Kam940 DNA window GCTCATTTTTTCTCCTCTTATAGTCAGCATGCCTGTATGTAACCAGTATCTTACCCACGGTTTAATCCCGAAGAGCGCTTCAGACTGCGCCCTCTCGTTCTCGTGATGAGGAAAGATGAGGTCTCCTCCCCCTCCATGTATGTCTATAGGAACTCCTAAGTATTTAGAAGACATTACACTGCATTCTATATGCCATCCTGGTCTGCCATATCCCCAAGGGCTCTCCCAATATGGCTCTCCTTCCTTCATCTTCTTCCACAATGCAAAGTCGAAGGGATTTTTCTTTTCCTTTATAACTTCCTCTTCCTGCCTCCAATTTTCTCCACCTGTCTTCTTTGAAAGCTCTCCGTAAGCATCATATTTGCTCACATCAAAATACACACTTCCGTTTGACTCATATGCATATCCCTTTTCTATCAGCCTTTTCACAGCATCAATAATATCTTCAATATGATGCGTAACCCTTGGAAGAATGTCTGGCTCAATTCTCAGTTTCTCTATGGCATTTATATAATCTTCTGTATAGAAATCTGCGATCTCCTTCCAGCTCTTTCCCTCCTGATTCGCCCTTTTTATTATCTTATCATCAATATCTGTTACGTTTTGGACATGAATCACCTTGTAGCCTCTTAGCTGGAAGTATTTTTTAATCGCATCAAAAGAAATATAAGTTCGGGCATGACCGATATGGGAGTAATCGTATACTGTTGGACCGCACACGTACATTTTCACAATTCCTTCTTCACTCGAAACGAACTCTTCGATCTGTCTGGTCAAGGTATTATAAATCTTGATTTTCGGCATCAATTTTGAACAGTCCTCGTAAGAAATTTTTTTCCAAAGCTAAAATAATTAATCTTTATATTTTGTAGATAGAAAAGTTGTTTATAAAAAGTTTCTTCATTCATTTGATATGGAAACATTCCTAAATTTGTTTGGAAACCCGCTATTCTTTTGAATGATTCTCACTTCTTCCCTGTCCTTAAGGTTTAGGTCTTGCGCAATGATTTGTCATCTTGGGGCTATATACCTCGGAAAAGATTAATGCTATTTCTGGCTTTGCTAAATTTTCTCGATAATACAATAACCAAGATCTTCAGAAGGTTAAATTGTTCAAAATTTAAAAGAATAAGTTTAAAAAGTAGTAAAGACTTATAAATGTCAGAATTAAATAAATTCAAACAAGAGTGATGACAGAGCTAACCTTAGGGGTTAGCTCGGAACCGTCAGTAAATTGTTGGAATACAAAAATTCCTAAAACGGAAAATATTAAAAAGGTGGAAAACATGGCAACCCAAGGAACTACCCCAAGTAATGTAATATTAGTTGGTAAAAAACCAGTTATGAACTACGTAATGGCTGTATTAGCCCTCCTCAACCAAGGCGTTGACGAGGTAATAGTAAAAGCAAGAGGGAGGGCTATTAGCAAAGCTGTAGACGCTGTAGAAATAATAAGAAATAAACTACTAGCAGAAAAAGTAGAAGTAAAAGACATAAAAATAGGAAGCCAAGTAGTTCAAGGACAGGATAGAACAAGCAGAGTCAGCACAATAGAAATTACATTAAAACTAGGAAGAAAATAAGCACGAAAAATAAAGACTAAAAATACAGTTTTTTGTTTTTTATATTTTTAACAACCCAAAGTCTTAATAAATGAAAACCTCGTCTTTAAGCGGGGATGGGGTAAAGTTTTAAATATTTCTTCACAAAATGAATTTGGGATGTTCCCCGCTATGAAGGATGTTTAATATATCCCATACATTAATGAGATGCATGAGATGGGGGAGCAGTGAGCCTCCCGAACCTTCAGAGAAGGGCGGAGGCGCAAAACCCTCAGCTAAGCGCTGGAAGCTCCGCCATTTAATGGCGGGGTAGCTCACAATGCTCTGTTACTCTTAGAAATATAACATAGTCAAGAGATAATAGATTCATCTGGCTTTTAATACTAAAAAAGGACATCAATCACGTACCAAATATATCCCGCTAGTCCTATTGGAGCAGTAACTCCAAAATAGCCAAAATAAATAGCTATAGCTTCTATTGGAGAAATAATCAGCGCGATTGCCAAAGCTGATACGGATGAATAAGATAATTCATATATATTCAAAATAAGTGCTATAGCTGGATAAAAGGTTCCGAATAATGCTTTTTCGCCGATTATCACGCTAATCCCTTCGCTATCCCTTCCTTTAATTACAAAAATAAGCCCTACTATAAATTCTGGGATAATCCCAGCTAACGGTGTAATGATCACTGAAAGCGCACTCTGATCTAATCCATATTCCTGCCCCAAAGAAAAAATTCCATTTACTATGAGCTCACCACCCACATACAAAAGCACTATTGACACAAATACCTGCAGTATGGAATTCTTCAAAGAGAGATTCCTTCTCTCGACTTCCACTTCACTCGTCTTAAGAGATTTTTTAGCATAGACGAAATAAATTAAAAGAAGAGCTACACCGTAAATTCTCCCTAACAATCCATATTTTTCAGGATGGAGAAAAATTATTGGAAGCAGAGGAAGTGTAAATATTAATAAAGGGATTGCGACGCTTCTGTCCACATGCAAGATTCTGCTACTTCTCTTTCCCAAATAGTATCCTAAAAAAGCAGCGATGACAATTACCGGATATACAATCGTGCTGGCCATAAATGGCTGGGAAACTATCGATCCCCAAAAAATTCTATACTTTCCCTCAAATAAAGCGATGAGGAGAATAGCAAGCTCAGGTGCAGAAGTAAATATGGGAGCCAATATCATTGATATTCCTATAGATGACTTCTTAAACCTCCAGCTGATCCAGTCTACAAGTTGTTCTACAAGCATGCCTGCATATATAGAAACTAGGACTCCTATGCTCGTCTCTGCAATCGTCCAAACTGAGCTTCCGTTAATCAATTTTGATCTCTCTTTTTTATTTTTCTGAAAGAATAAAAAGTTAACGTTGAGAATGAAATTAATAATGAACAAAAATAACTTCTTTAAAAATTTTTAAAACAAAGCTATAAGATAAAAAAAAGAAACAACTACAAGAAAAAATAAAACAATCATATCTAAAAAAATATAAATTACTATGATTTTAAATAAATGGTATTATAATGTTTTTTAGTAAACAAAAATTTTTTAACCCAAAATAAAAAAAATAATACATTGCGAAAAAATTTATCGTGTTTAATGGTGATGAATTTGTCAAAATATTTTGAATGGGAATTAGGAGTTTTAAAAGAAGCAGTAAACCTTGCTGGATTACCTAGCGAGGTTTTTGACTACCTAAGCAAGCCAGATAGAATTATTCAAGTTAAGATTCCATTAAGACTTGACAATGGCAAACTAGTCGTATTTGAGGGTTATAGAGTCCAACACAACAATGCGCTTGGACCTTATAAAGGAGGAATAAGATATCATCCAGAAGTTACATTGGAGACCGACATGGCGCTAGCTCTTGGCATGACACTTAAGAACTCTCTTGCGGGAATTCCTTATGGAGGAGGCAAAGGCGCAGTAAAGGTTGATCCTTCTAAGCTCAGCATGAGGGAGCTTGAAGCTTTAAGCAGAACGTATGTTAGAGGGATTTACAAATTAATCGGTCCAGAAGAGGATATACCAGCACCTGACGTTAATACTAATCCACAGATAATGGCTTGGATGGTAGATGAATATAGCAAATTAACTGGAAAGAACGTGCCAGCTGTATTTACTGCAAAACCGCCAGAGCTTTGGGGCAACCCCGTGAGAATTTATTCTACTGGATATGGAGTTGCTGTTATGGCAAAAGAAGCGGCAGACCTATGGATGGGAGGATTAAAAGACAAGAAAGTTGCAGTGCATGGCTTCGGAAATGTTGGTAGCTATGCAGCCTACTGGATTTCAAAGTTCGGAGCAAAAGTTATAGCTATTAGTAATGCATATGGAAGCGTATATGACCCAGAGGGAATTGATGTGGAACTCGCTTTAAAATCTCCAGAGATCTTAAAAGATGTAAGAAACTATCCAAGAGGTCAAAAATCCAACGATCCTGATACAATACTATATACAGATGTTGACATATTGCTTCCATGTAGCTTAGAAAATGTTATAACGGCCGAAAAAGCTAAGAACATAAAAGCTAAACTTATCGTCGAAGGTGCAAACGGTCCAACAACTCCTGATGCAGAAAAGATTCTCTATTCAAGAAAGGATTTCGTTGCAGTAATTCCAGACATTCTTGCAAATGCAGGAGGAGTAATAATGTCTTACCTCGAGTGGGTGGAGAACTTGCAGTGGTACTTCTGGGATGAGGAAGAAACTAGGCAGAAACTTAGCTCAATAATGAGCAACAACTTCAATAGGACTAACATATACTGGAATAAACTAAGAGAGAGACATCCAGAGAGATTAGTTACTATGAGAGATGCAGCATTCGCTCTTGCGGTAGAAAGAGTTTACACTGCAATGAAGCTCAGAGGATGGATCTAATTTTTCAATCTTTTTTAAATTTTTATTAACTTTTTTCTTTTTAAAAAGAATTGTCTTTCGGTTAAAAAAGAGTACAAATGAGGTTATTGTTTTTGGAAAAAAAGGAATTATTAGTTGCCATAGCATTGCTCTCCTTGATTTTTCTGACAGCTACAGCAAGCATAATGCATGCTGAACAGACTTCCTCTTATGTTAAATTTTTCGTTTATGGAGAAACGAGATGTCCTTATTGCATGCATCAGATTTCTTTCTTTAATACTACTTTTTCTCAGAACTACTATTTCTGCGATATATCATCAAACACCACATGTCTGACAAATTTTGCAAATTGGCTTAGATTCTCTAACATGTCTTTATCCGTTCCTCAAACTTTTGTGATATATAATAATACCAATTTGCTTGCAATCGTTATTGGAGATGTTGAAAATACCACATTTTGGAATTTGTTCCTTTCCTCACCCCCAAATCAAACAGGCTTTCCCGTTTATGTAGCAACTGATACAGGTGAAGTTTTAGCAGGGTATGTAAATGCAAATACACAACAACAAGAGTATATCATCTATAGATTCATCCTAGGACAAAACGTCACATTTACTACAACATCGACTCTAACGAATACGACAACTGCGCCCGCTAACACTACAACTTCGATTACAAATACTACAATTCCTAATTCATACCAATATTCGGGTAATTCTTTCATTGCAACTCTAGTCTCTTTGGCTGCTAGTGATGCCGTTAACATTTGTATAATATCTGTATATAGCTTGCTAATAGTTACAATAGCAGTAAATAAATCGAGAAAGCGAGCAGCAATTTCAGGCCTTGGATTTGCATTAGGAATATTCACAGGCTATTTAGCTCTTGGGCTAGGACTTCTGAAGGTAATATCATCTTTAGGGACTTTACCCTCAACAATTGCTAGATACATTTTAGCATTTTACGGAATTATATTGATAATATATTCCGCATATTCTTATTTAACTCAGAAAAGGAACTGTATAATATGTAAAGAAAATGAGGGTAAAAATAATAAGTCCTTCTTAAACATAAAGAGCTGGATGAATAAAAGTCCTGCGTTGCACTACATTCTCGGTCTAATTTTATCAATTTCACTCATACCATGCTCTGCAGGACCATATATAGTTTTTATTTTGCTACTATCTACTGTAAGCGGAATGCTGACAAAAATATTATATCTACTTATATATGATATAATATTTGTTGCCCCTCTCCTAATACTCCTTGAAATTATAGTGCTTACATTGAAAAAGGTTAATGAAAGAAAAGTTGCTATTGTGAGAGAGTTGGTCTTTATAATAGCTGGACTCTTATTGATAGTTTTAGCAATAAGACCTATCTAGCTAATCAACGCTTTTTTAATTTAATAAAATTGCAGAAAAAGATTATGTGATGATCATTGAAAAGGGTAAGACTTTTTCTATCTGATGTTAGAAGAAAGCTTCTCTATATTTACCTCTCTCTGATTTACAGAATATATCCTGCTAGCCCAAAATTTGAAGAATACAGAATAGCAAAAAATGAAGCAGAGCTGAACAATTGTCGTAAGATTCTCGATATCGGTTGCGGTAAAGGAAATTTTGGTAAAATACTAGACAACTTTGAAATGTATATTGGAGTTGATGTTTTGAACATTTTTGATAAAGATGATAAAAGAGAATATATAAGATCCTCCATGGATAGCCTACCATTTCGCGAGGGATTCTTTTTTGACTGTTCTTTTTTCATAAACTCTATTTTCTACTCAAATTCTTGGAAAAACTCACTTACTGAAGCAAAAAAATACAGCAAAAAAATTGTGCTGATTGACATAGACAAGACATATCCACACATATTCTTTCTTGACCTGTTAGAGGGAAGAATAAGGAAAAGACCTAGCGATATAGTAAAAGAGCTTCCACAAGGGGTTAAAGTCGTAATGCAAAAAAGTGGAGAAACATTTATGATCCTTATAGAAAACTTAAACACTGATTATCGTGACAATTAGAAATGAATGTATAGATATTTCAAAAAAGCCTAGACAAAGTGTTTTGAGTTTCATAAAGGTTTATAGGGGCTGATATTGATTATCTGATTTGAGATAGAAAACATGCTCCTCAAATACTGTGCGCGTGAAAGCTCCAAAGCTACATGCAGAACCAAGAAGGGATGCAGGGGAATAGAAATGATAGGATGATATTGATCTATGAACTTATATGAGACCTGAACCCCTTGTTATTTTATCTCATAGACAATTCTTTGAAAACATTACATTAATTAAAAAGAAAACTTTTCTGGATAGAATCAAAGTTACATTCTTATGCCCATTGATCCTTAAAAATATTATTTTTTAAAAAAATAATGATAGAGAGATGTAGAGATGGAAGAAAAGAGAAAGCTTGTTGTTTACGGTTTAAAAGGCTGCAGTCCTTGTGAAAGAGCTTTTTTATTTCTCAAAAAAGCAGGAATAGAGTTTGAGTATGTAGAAATTAGCAATTGTGATGATGCTAATATTGAGGAGGTTCTCTTTTATGAGGACGGAGAGGCTCTTCTTCCATTAATATTAGATAAAAAAACCGAATCGATCTTGATCGGATGCCCTAAAAGCTATGAAAGATTTATTGAAGAGCTTAGAAAGAGTATAAAAATATATGCTATTAATGATAAACAAAAAACATAGGTATTGGAAAATGGCAGAAAAGGGCAAAGAAAAAGAAGTTTGGATCGAGGAAAAAATAAAGATTCTAGATGAAAAGTACAAAAATGCAAGTGAAGAAATAGATGACCTCTTCCAAAGTACACTAAACGAGTTTGAACATCTGCTGAAAAGTAAAGGAAAAGAGTATAGTGAAAAGCTTAAAGAGAGGAAGTGAAAAATTACATATCATCTTAAAAAGACTTTTACAAGTGGTTCTAGATGTCAGATGACTTTGCATTTTTGGAAAAAATGGATTACATAAAAGTGGATGGGGCAATCAGTTCTTGCATAAAAAATTATTTAGAAAGAAGCAATGCTTCTGGATATGTAATCGGATTGAGCGGCGGACTAGATTCAACTGTCACATTATATATGCTTGTAAGATCCGTAGGGAGAGAAAAGGTTTTTGGTCTAATAATGCCAGAAATTGAAAGCAATTTGGAAGATATCAATGATGCTATTTACATTGCTGAAAAATTAGGAATAAAATATAGCGTTTTAGATATAACCAATGTGGTAAGATCTGCTCTTGATCTCTTTGGAGAAAGTTACGAAACGGCTGATAAGAAAGCTAAAGGTAATTTAAAGGCAAGAGCCAGAATGATGATCCTCTATTATTTTGCAAACAAAAACAATTACTTAGTTGCTGCAACTAGCGATAAAAGCGAATATCTTCTCGGGTATTTTACGAAGTGGGGTGACGGAGCTGGAGACATTTATCCCATCGCAAATCTTTATAAAACACAAGTTAGGCAACTTGCTCTTTACCTCGGGGTGCCGGAAAAAATCTCTTATAAGCCGAGTAGCCCTGGACTATGGCCTGGGCAGAAAGCTACTGATGAGTTAAAATATGACTATTCAATTCTGGACAAAATAATTTTTCTATTGGTAGAGAAGCAGGAGACTGTAGAAAACGTAAGCAAAATGCTGAACATTGAAAAATCTGATGTAGAAAATATTTGGAATACAATTTTAAAGAACTCTCATAAGAGAATACCACTTAATTCTTGCACCGTATCAGGTGTTAGAGAATGAATGAGGAAAAACTCATTTTTTCAGATTCTCATGCTCACAACAATCCTATAAAGGGAATAGGAGCGAAGAAGATCGCGGAAAAGTTCAGGGAAAATAACGGATGGTTTATAGCATTTTTAAATAATCCGGCTTGGGATTACTCTGATTCTTATATTTTTGATGTTGACGAGTATCTTAAGCTGGTCAACCTTCATATGAGAGATTGCAAATCCGCAACTGAAACTGGTTTGAAGGTAAAATGTTTCGCCGGGATCCACCCAGCAGAAATTGACAAGCTTGCAGAGTATGGGCTCCCTACATTAAAGGTGAGAGATTTCGCATTAAAAACAATCGAGAAAATTTTCGATATGTGCAAAGAAGGGTTATTGGATGGAATCGGGGAAATTGGAAGGCAACACTACAAGATCAGGATGGACGTTGCTGTTATAACTCAGGAAATTTTGGAGAGCTCCTTTACGTTCGCAAAAGACTATGGATGCAAGATTCAACTGCATTTGGAAAACATAAAGGGATTTACCGTAGAAAATATCGCTTCTTTAGCATACAAAACCGGTTTAAAAAGTGACCAGTTCTTGATACATCATGCTACCTCAAGCATTGTTGAAGAAGCAAAAAACAGGAGGGTATGGACGACTTATCCGGGAATCATAGAGGGCTTGAAATCCCTTTTTACTACAATAAGAAACCCTGAATATGTACTTATTGAAAGTGACTACGTAGACTCTAAGAAAGAGGGAGGGAGGATCACATATCCTTGGAATCTTCCAGACATCCAGCTATCTCTCCTGGAAAAAGGAGACGTAAGCAAATATTTCTTAGAAAAAATTAATATTGATAATGTTGAAAGTTTTTTTGATGTAAAATATTAGATTTTCAGATTAGCCTTCCCTATAATTTTTGAATACTTATACAATGCTGCCATCGAGCTTATTGCCTTTTCTGGTATTGGATATACTGGAACGCCGTTTTCCTCAAGGATCTCTGTTCCCATCTTTGTCTTTTCTCCCCCTAGCATCACAACGTTTACAGGCTTCCTGCTCTTATTGTATTCCTTCAATGTCTTCGCTATGCCGTTTGCCAATTCAACTGGATCGAGAAATGCAACTTCGCCGTACATGACTGTAATTCCTGAAACTAATTCGCTTTCTAGAGCGACCTTTATAGCCTCTATGTAGTTCTGGACATTTGACTGTCCAGTTAAATCTACCGGATTGTTAGGAGATCCGAACCATGGCATGGTCTTTCTAAATTCTTTCTTCAGCTCTTCAGGAACTTCCAAGAGCGGTAGACCATTAAACTCTGAAGCATCGGTAGCCATTACTCCCATCCCTCCTCCATTGGTAATAATGACAAAACCCTTTCCGTTAATTTCAAAGCTCTCCGAAAATGCCATCATCTTTGCCCAATTGAAAAGCTGCTCTACATCGCTTGCTCTAAGCACACCCGCTTGCTTTAATGCTGAATCATAAACAGCATCGCTTCCTGCTAAACTTCCTGTATGGCTCGCAACTGCTCTCGTTCCCCTCTCCGATCTTCCTGCCTTCAGCGCAATAACAGGCTTTTTCTTTGTAATCTCGCTGAATACTTCTATAAACTCATGTCCCTTCCCAGTTCCCAATCCTTCAAGGTAAAGACCTATAACCTTTGTGTTCTCGTCTTTCTCAAAGAACTTCGCCAGATCAATTGCATCTATATCTGTCATGTTCCCCATACTCACTATAGAAGATAGGCCGATCTTTTCCATTGAAGTCCAATGCATTAAAGCTATTCCTAAAGCTCCACTCTGCGTCAAAAACGCAATTTTTCCCTTATGAATATGCTCGGCGCCGAATGTTGCATTAAGGTTCATAGGAGTATAAACTACACCGAAAACGTTAGGACCTAAAATTCTTATTCCGTACTTTTTCGCAATATTAACGACTTTTTCTTCTAAGTCAGCCCTTCCTACTTCCTTAAATCCAGATGCTATAATTGTTGCTACCTTTACTCCTTTTTTCCCAGCTTCTTCTATAATCTCTGGCACTTTCTCTGCAGGTATGGCGACAACTATATGTTCTACCTCATCAGGTATATCCAAGAGAGATGGGTAAGATGGAACTCCCAATATTTCCTTAGCTGAAGGGTTGACAGCATATATTTTTCCATTGAATTTATTTTTCACTAAATTTGACAGAATAACTCCTCCTATTTTCTCCAAATTCCTACTAGCTCCGACTACTGCTATAGATTTTGGCTTAAACAGTTTTTCGATTATCAAATTATCGTTATTATTATTTGACATTGATATCTCCTCATTGGTATTTTACATTTTAAAATAAAAATTAAAAGGGATTAAATAACTAACTAGTATCAATAGTATTTTTAAATTATTAAATTTTCAGTTCAAGTAGTTTATCAAAGACAAGTCATCATTAAAAAAAGGTTATATTGAAAAAATATTAAAAATTGTTTGTTATCTTTTACTGCATCATGAGGTGAGAAAAATAAGCAGTTCTATTTATGAGAGAGACATATTTCTTAAAAAACTGAAAAAGATCGAAGAAATAGCCCAGGAGAAAGGGATTAGTAAGATAGTTTTAATGAACGACACAAATATCCGTTACTTAACAGGCTTAGAATTAAGCGGAGCTGCAATTTTAGACTTCGTCAATAAGGAGCATACGATTATCATTCCATTTATGGAAAATTGGAAGATCAAGAAACTTTTTGGAGGATATTTCAGGGTTATAG harbors:
- a CDS encoding acetate--CoA ligase family protein, which encodes MSNNNNDNLIIEKLFKPKSIAVVGASRNLEKIGGVILSNLVKNKFNGKIYAVNPSAKEILGVPSYPSLLDIPDEVEHIVVAIPAEKVPEIIEEAGKKGVKVATIIASGFKEVGRADLEEKVVNIAKKYGIRILGPNVFGVVYTPMNLNATFGAEHIHKGKIAFLTQSGALGIALMHWTSMEKIGLSSIVSMGNMTDIDAIDLAKFFEKDENTKVIGLYLEGLGTGKGHEFIEVFSEITKKKPVIALKAGRSERGTRAVASHTGSLAGSDAVYDSALKQAGVLRASDVEQLFNWAKMMAFSESFEINGKGFVIITNGGGMGVMATDASEFNGLPLLEVPEELKKEFRKTMPWFGSPNNPVDLTGQSNVQNYIEAIKVALESELVSGITVMYGEVAFLDPVELANGIAKTLKEYNKSRKPVNVVMLGGEKTKMGTEILEENGVPVYPIPEKAISSMAALYKYSKIIGKANLKI
- a CDS encoding glutaredoxin family protein; translated protein: MEEKRKLVVYGLKGCSPCERAFLFLKKAGIEFEYVEISNCDDANIEEVLFYEDGEALLPLILDKKTESILIGCPKSYERFIEELRKSIKIYAINDKQKT
- the albA gene encoding DNA-binding protein Alba; its protein translation is MATQGTTPSNVILVGKKPVMNYVMAVLALLNQGVDEVIVKARGRAISKAVDAVEIIRNKLLAEKVEVKDIKIGSQVVQGQDRTSRVSTIEITLKLGRK
- the cysS gene encoding cysteine--tRNA ligase yields the protein MPKIKIYNTLTRQIEEFVSSEEGIVKMYVCGPTVYDYSHIGHARTYISFDAIKKYFQLRGYKVIHVQNVTDIDDKIIKRANQEGKSWKEIADFYTEDYINAIEKLRIEPDILPRVTHHIEDIIDAVKRLIEKGYAYESNGSVYFDVSKYDAYGELSKKTGGENWRQEEEVIKEKKNPFDFALWKKMKEGEPYWESPWGYGRPGWHIECSVMSSKYLGVPIDIHGGGGDLIFPHHENERAQSEALFGIKPWVRYWLHTGMLTIRGEKMSKSLGNIVFLKDLLSKYKPEVIRLWVLSAHYRNQIEFNEELLRQAEANYKRITTAYIEIENQMKSAKPRFSLSKEEIETMNEIINLHREFHRAMSEDFNTTLAFKYWMEATSIYYKKVSNSENLSLFQSLKFLFDEIDRVFDILPQKVRSEGESELAESLIRLLIDVRKALREKGNYELADKIRSELGNIGIQLMDKGSETKYLVTRK
- a CDS encoding sodium:calcium antiporter; this encodes MINGSSVWTIAETSIGVLVSIYAGMLVEQLVDWISWRFKKSSIGISMILAPIFTSAPELAILLIALFEGKYRIFWGSIVSQPFMASTIVYPVIVIAAFLGYYLGKRSSRILHVDRSVAIPLLIFTLPLLPIIFLHPEKYGLLGRIYGVALLLIYFVYAKKSLKTSEVEVERRNLSLKNSILQVFVSIVLLYVGGELIVNGIFSLGQEYGLDQSALSVIITPLAGIIPEFIVGLIFVIKGRDSEGISVIIGEKALFGTFYPAIALILNIYELSYSSVSALAIALIISPIEAIAIYFGYFGVTAPIGLAGYIWYVIDVLF
- a CDS encoding Glu/Leu/Phe/Val family dehydrogenase; protein product: MVMNLSKYFEWELGVLKEAVNLAGLPSEVFDYLSKPDRIIQVKIPLRLDNGKLVVFEGYRVQHNNALGPYKGGIRYHPEVTLETDMALALGMTLKNSLAGIPYGGGKGAVKVDPSKLSMRELEALSRTYVRGIYKLIGPEEDIPAPDVNTNPQIMAWMVDEYSKLTGKNVPAVFTAKPPELWGNPVRIYSTGYGVAVMAKEAADLWMGGLKDKKVAVHGFGNVGSYAAYWISKFGAKVIAISNAYGSVYDPEGIDVELALKSPEILKDVRNYPRGQKSNDPDTILYTDVDILLPCSLENVITAEKAKNIKAKLIVEGANGPTTPDAEKILYSRKDFVAVIPDILANAGGVIMSYLEWVENLQWYFWDEEETRQKLSSIMSNNFNRTNIYWNKLRERHPERLVTMRDAAFALAVERVYTAMKLRGWI
- a CDS encoding methyltransferase domain-containing protein, producing MKRVRLFLSDVRRKLLYIYLSLIYRIYPASPKFEEYRIAKNEAELNNCRKILDIGCGKGNFGKILDNFEMYIGVDVLNIFDKDDKREYIRSSMDSLPFREGFFFDCSFFINSIFYSNSWKNSLTEAKKYSKKIVLIDIDKTYPHIFFLDLLEGRIRKRPSDIVKELPQGVKVVMQKSGETFMILIENLNTDYRDN
- a CDS encoding TatD family hydrolase; the protein is MNEEKLIFSDSHAHNNPIKGIGAKKIAEKFRENNGWFIAFLNNPAWDYSDSYIFDVDEYLKLVNLHMRDCKSATETGLKVKCFAGIHPAEIDKLAEYGLPTLKVRDFALKTIEKIFDMCKEGLLDGIGEIGRQHYKIRMDVAVITQEILESSFTFAKDYGCKIQLHLENIKGFTVENIASLAYKTGLKSDQFLIHHATSSIVEEAKNRRVWTTYPGIIEGLKSLFTTIRNPEYVLIESDYVDSKKEGGRITYPWNLPDIQLSLLEKGDVSKYFLEKINIDNVESFFDVKY
- a CDS encoding NAD+ synthase, which codes for MSDDFAFLEKMDYIKVDGAISSCIKNYLERSNASGYVIGLSGGLDSTVTLYMLVRSVGREKVFGLIMPEIESNLEDINDAIYIAEKLGIKYSVLDITNVVRSALDLFGESYETADKKAKGNLKARARMMILYYFANKNNYLVAATSDKSEYLLGYFTKWGDGAGDIYPIANLYKTQVRQLALYLGVPEKISYKPSSPGLWPGQKATDELKYDYSILDKIIFLLVEKQETVENVSKMLNIEKSDVENIWNTILKNSHKRIPLNSCTVSGVRE